A section of the Meiothermus cerbereus DSM 11376 genome encodes:
- a CDS encoding tyrosine-type recombinase/integrase: MLVSLANWQDPKKRRVQALQALQTRDEERLLELHRTYLALKGRRRARLSPHTLATYEAGIREFLAWAWPPEAAGPRMPLWTVGSDEVDIWLHTLETEGSQRLAPQRRRPLRPASLAARLAAVRSFYRALRWAGVSTVPETPSPTDPTPAHERRPALPARLYAKLLAHLSGEDEASRRDHLAARLMGEVGLRLSEVVALDVEHVHLEEGLLEVRQGKGGKGRSVPLGKSLRAELEAWLRLRLLHARAGESALLINLGGRKAHGRRMGARNLQLRFADHYRALGFPARYRGVHLLRHTAGTRYYQGLRDLYAVATLLGHADVNTSAIYAKMDREELRRRVEGLE, from the coding sequence ATGCTGGTCTCCCTGGCCAACTGGCAGGACCCCAAGAAGCGCCGGGTGCAGGCCCTTCAGGCCCTGCAAACCCGTGATGAGGAGCGCTTACTCGAGCTGCACCGCACCTACCTAGCCCTCAAAGGACGGCGACGTGCCCGCCTCAGCCCCCACACGTTGGCTACCTACGAGGCTGGGATTCGCGAGTTCCTGGCCTGGGCCTGGCCCCCGGAGGCCGCCGGGCCCCGGATGCCCTTGTGGACGGTGGGCTCGGACGAGGTGGACATCTGGCTGCATACCCTCGAGACCGAGGGCAGCCAGCGGTTAGCCCCCCAGCGCCGCCGTCCCCTGCGCCCGGCCAGCCTGGCCGCCCGACTGGCTGCCGTGCGGAGCTTCTACCGGGCGCTGCGCTGGGCAGGGGTCTCCACCGTGCCGGAGACCCCCTCCCCCACCGATCCCACCCCGGCCCATGAGCGCCGCCCGGCCCTGCCGGCCCGGCTATACGCCAAGCTTCTGGCCCACCTTTCCGGTGAAGACGAGGCGTCCAGGCGCGACCACCTGGCTGCCCGGCTGATGGGCGAGGTCGGGCTGCGGCTTTCTGAGGTGGTGGCGCTGGATGTGGAGCATGTGCACCTCGAGGAGGGCCTGCTCGAGGTACGCCAGGGTAAGGGTGGCAAAGGCCGCAGTGTGCCTCTGGGCAAAAGCCTGCGGGCGGAGCTCGAGGCCTGGTTGAGGCTGCGCCTCCTTCACGCCCGGGCTGGCGAGTCCGCCCTCCTGATCAACCTGGGCGGGCGTAAGGCCCACGGGCGGCGGATGGGGGCTCGAAATCTGCAGCTCCGCTTTGCCGATCATTACCGGGCGCTGGGTTTCCCGGCCCGCTACCGCGGGGTGCACCTGCTCCGCCACACCGCAGGTACCCGCTACTACCAGGGTCTGCGGGATCTTTATGCTGTGGCCACCCTGCTGGGCCATGCCGATGTAAATACCAGCGCCATCTACGCCAAGATGGATCGGGAGGAACTGCGGCGGCGGGTGGAGGGGCTCGAGTAG
- a CDS encoding cysteine desulfurase family protein yields the protein MASTDSMNSTSKTMKVVYLDNHATTPCDPRVVEAMLPFFAEHFGNPSSSLHALGRAAADAVEQARYQVAQLIGAKASEIVFTSGATESNNLAIFGIASAYKGPRRRLVTSPIEHKAVLEPMRRLAQEGFELVFLPVDSKGRVDLEAAQSLIDDHTLLVSIQAASNEIGTLQPIDQVAALAKEAGAFLHCDAAQAVGKVPVNVAAWGVDLLSLSAHKIYGPKGAGALYIHQDLKKGLLAPQILGGGQEWGLRSGTLNVPGIVGLGAACAIAGSELEEEARRISQMRDAFEQGIRLRIPSARFNGDLNCRLPGNSSITFPGVEADALILNLPEIALSMGSACNSGAPEPSYVLTAIGLPRNLAYDTVRIGWGRFNSWVEVDTVLDQICTVYEQLLQTPK from the coding sequence ATGGCGAGTACAGACAGTATGAACAGTACCTCGAAAACGATGAAAGTAGTCTATCTGGATAATCACGCGACCACGCCCTGCGACCCGCGGGTTGTGGAGGCAATGCTTCCTTTTTTTGCCGAGCATTTTGGCAATCCCTCGAGTAGCCTTCACGCCCTAGGTCGCGCTGCCGCCGATGCGGTTGAACAGGCCCGTTATCAAGTAGCACAGCTTATCGGGGCTAAGGCCAGTGAGATCGTATTTACTAGTGGTGCTACCGAGAGCAATAACCTTGCAATTTTTGGTATTGCCAGCGCCTACAAGGGCCCTCGCAGGCGCTTGGTGACCTCCCCCATCGAACATAAGGCCGTACTCGAGCCCATGCGAAGGCTAGCGCAAGAGGGCTTCGAGCTTGTGTTCTTGCCAGTTGACTCAAAAGGGAGGGTTGATCTGGAGGCTGCACAAAGCCTCATTGACGACCACACTCTCCTTGTTTCCATACAAGCTGCCAGCAACGAAATAGGCACCCTTCAGCCGATTGACCAGGTTGCTGCGCTAGCTAAAGAGGCCGGAGCTTTCCTTCACTGTGATGCTGCCCAGGCCGTGGGTAAGGTTCCGGTAAATGTGGCAGCTTGGGGAGTGGATTTGCTTTCTCTCAGTGCCCACAAAATCTATGGCCCCAAGGGTGCGGGAGCCTTATACATCCACCAAGACCTGAAGAAGGGACTGCTTGCGCCGCAAATACTGGGAGGCGGCCAGGAATGGGGTTTGCGATCGGGCACCCTCAACGTACCGGGGATTGTCGGGCTTGGGGCTGCCTGTGCGATAGCTGGTTCGGAACTGGAGGAAGAAGCTCGCCGCATATCCCAAATGCGGGATGCTTTTGAACAGGGCATCCGTTTGAGAATCCCGAGTGCTCGTTTCAATGGCGATCTGAACTGCCGTTTGCCCGGCAACAGCAGCATTACCTTTCCGGGGGTAGAAGCAGATGCCCTAATTTTGAACCTGCCTGAGATTGCTCTAAGCATGGGATCAGCCTGTAACTCCGGTGCTCCAGAGCCCTCGTATGTTCTCACCGCCATTGGCTTGCCCAGAAACCTGGCTTACGACACCGTGCGGATTGGCTGGGGTCGCTTTAACAGCTGGGTAGAGGTAGACACTGTGCTCGACCAAATTTGCACGGTCTATGAGCAACTTTTGCAAACTCCCAAATGA
- the brxL gene encoding BREX system Lon protease-like protein BrxL: MSARDATATSLSEKVNRVFGRLAIDKRRLLMSQLQKRGVPAYVAEWVLESVVPGVGPLTPEEAYKVQEWAKRVIPGPNEQNVLKHKIAQGETVRVLTPVQAEVDLTRIKKPSHFAKMSLLGINDAAISNDLLNQYPDLLRQGLWGVTEISRLSDGPAILSFKPMQATVNLDLFKESRRAFSLEEWRSLLLISMGYVPSAFTQEEQTLLLCRLLPLVQKNLHLMELAPKGTGKSYIYENISPKVRLVSGGNISPAVLFVNNATGQWGLLARLSVVVLDEVQTLRFEKPEEIVGGLKGYLANGKLTRGGLHETASDCGLVLLANITLDEYQRPLREVIVEELPKFLQETAFLDRIRGMIPGWKLPKLSSHFLIGPETEPAVGLKSDFFGDILLSLRDDFSADQYCARHIRLKGERPYRRNEESVRAIASGLMKLQFPHGEVSPEEFETYCLKPALELRQLIWNQLYILDGEYRQYEQYLENDESSLSG, encoded by the coding sequence GTGAGCGCTAGGGATGCGACTGCAACCAGCTTAAGTGAGAAAGTCAACCGGGTCTTTGGGCGGCTGGCCATAGATAAGCGTCGTCTGTTGATGAGCCAACTGCAAAAGCGGGGGGTGCCGGCATATGTTGCTGAGTGGGTTTTGGAAAGCGTAGTGCCAGGGGTCGGCCCTCTTACGCCAGAAGAAGCATATAAAGTACAGGAATGGGCCAAACGCGTAATTCCTGGTCCGAACGAACAGAATGTTCTCAAGCACAAAATTGCACAGGGCGAGACAGTGCGCGTTTTGACCCCTGTTCAAGCCGAGGTAGATCTTACCCGCATAAAAAAACCATCGCACTTCGCCAAAATGAGCCTGCTTGGTATTAACGATGCAGCTATTTCGAACGATCTGCTCAACCAGTACCCCGATCTCTTGCGCCAGGGTCTCTGGGGAGTTACCGAGATTAGCCGATTGTCAGATGGGCCTGCTATTTTGAGTTTCAAGCCAATGCAGGCAACGGTAAATCTAGATTTGTTCAAGGAATCACGGCGAGCCTTCTCTCTCGAAGAGTGGCGGTCATTGTTGCTGATCTCAATGGGCTATGTACCAAGTGCATTTACCCAGGAAGAGCAAACACTACTGTTGTGCCGATTGCTACCGCTTGTACAAAAAAATCTACATCTGATGGAGCTTGCACCAAAGGGAACGGGAAAAAGCTATATCTACGAAAACATTAGCCCCAAGGTACGCTTGGTGAGTGGGGGTAACATTTCTCCAGCAGTGTTGTTTGTTAACAACGCCACAGGACAGTGGGGGTTGCTAGCCCGCCTCTCGGTGGTGGTTTTAGACGAGGTGCAAACCCTCCGATTCGAGAAACCGGAGGAGATTGTAGGCGGTTTGAAGGGATACCTTGCTAATGGCAAGCTTACCCGCGGAGGCCTCCATGAAACAGCTAGCGACTGTGGACTTGTGCTTTTGGCTAACATCACTTTAGATGAATATCAACGACCTCTTCGAGAGGTGATTGTAGAAGAGCTGCCTAAGTTCCTACAAGAAACCGCCTTCCTTGATCGCATTCGGGGCATGATTCCTGGTTGGAAGCTCCCAAAGCTAAGCAGCCATTTTCTCATTGGACCCGAAACCGAACCTGCTGTAGGACTAAAGTCGGACTTTTTTGGGGACATCTTGCTTAGTTTGCGGGACGATTTCAGCGCTGATCAGTATTGTGCTCGCCATATCAGATTAAAAGGAGAGCGTCCGTATAGACGTAATGAGGAGTCCGTACGTGCGATTGCCAGTGGTCTTATGAAGTTGCAGTTCCCGCATGGGGAGGTGAGCCCGGAGGAGTTCGAAACCTACTGTCTCAAGCCCGCCCTAGAGCTTAGACAGCTGATTTGGAACCAGCTTTATATTCTAGATGGCGAGTACAGACAGTATGAACAGTACCTCGAAAACGATGAAAGTAGTCTATCTGGATAA